The genomic stretch TTCCTTACATTTAACCCACTTTAGTGTGCTCCTATTCCTGCTGACTTGGGACTTTTGGGGTCTTCAAACACACACACCcacccacacacacacacccacCCACATGTATACCTAATACCCACATACATACATAATGTATGGATTGATGAATAAATATTTCATAGCAtttgtagcatatcattcccTCTGTATAGATAAATGACTAACTTAACCATTTCCATAGATAACATGAAGATAACCCTGTGGTCCAGAGCCCACAAGAAGTACTGCCAGACACCTCCAAACTTCACCTCTCTATCACAGCTTCTGTCCAAATTATACTACTGCTATTCTAAAGACATTTTTTCATGCAGAAGATCCTTGTATATATATCaaatattaccaaaaaaaacTTCAAGTTGCAATAAATTCTAGCCACAAAGAGCACAGCTAATTATCAGACCAACTTAGTGACTTTCATCTCTAGAGTTGGCTTGGTATGTGGAAATTTTGTAGCCATAACTTATCTTGGCCACAATCTCATAGTTGCCATAAAGGACCATCACAAACACAACTAGGTACTACAAGGACAAAAGAACGGAGCCAACACACGTGCTTATATCGCTTGAACAAATTGAAGCAAAATCTCAATTTCCATTGATGTAAATTCACAGTATAAGAAATTAGAGAGGATGCCAAGCGATCAACATCCTGCTTTTCATGAATTCTCCATATGCTGGCCAGAAATTATGAGATTGGGCAAGGGAAATCTATGCTACTATGCAGCTGGATGAACAATTTAAATACCTCCTGAGATGGAATGCCTGAGAGTGGAATGAGAGGTTATGCTCCACCAGCCATATCAATATCCGCAACCCCGTCAACCCCCTTAAAGGCAATGCGTAACTTCCTCATACAAGACTGCTTCTTGTCACCCTTGCCTGCCATTCCATTAACATTAACGATATCCCTGGATACTCCATTCATTAGATCGAATAAAGGAATATCCAGGTTAGATCGAGTCTCCTTTTCTAATGCAGGAGGTGCCTGCATGTATAACTTTTCTCCCCTGTATGAGACGCTCACTCTAGTCAGGAGAAGATGAGGGTGATCTTCCAGTTGATCGATGAACTGTTGCAgtgataaatttaaaaaatcagtaTGGAACAGCAGTAAAAATTACTGATATGAAAGCAATTAGTATGTGAAGCACCTTTTTTAAAGTAATGGACTTTTCCAACTCGATTAGAACACCAGGACCACAAACAAGGCAATCTGGATCCTTCACAAACTCTGTAACTTTAATATGAAGACCTTCGACTCCATTATACCTGTGAACATAATTGCAGTTACTTCTTTAATAGTGAATAAAAAAGTTATAGTATAGGTGTAACATAGAATGAATTAGAAATATTCGTGAGACCATATGCACTAAAACAAAATCAAGTCAGAGATATACGTTAAGTAATTAGATAGTGACTTGCTGCATCCAGAAACAATTTTCAAGGTCTCCAAAGCACAAGCAGCTGAGATAATAGCATTCGTAGAAGCTATAGCAGGAATTATGTTTTTCACCACACCCTGTAAATGAAGCCAAGTGTCAGAAGCAACTAACCGGAAACTATTTACATAAACAAGAGAATAATTTGAAAGATCGCTAGCCAAAAAGAAGTACCGAGCTACAAAAGGCACTTAGCTATGTGAAAGCAGCTGAAAGTTAAAAACTGAAAGATACTTGCTTACCTGAGTCAAAGAATATGTGACTCCAGGAATTCCAAAAAGTTCAGCCCTCTGGACAGCCTTTGAGAAAAATATGAAAGTTTGAATAAAAAATTgggaaataagaaaataatcaCAATTCCAATTTGTTCAACTGAAAGATACTATTATAACGCATTACCTCTGAATAAACCCATTGCATGTCTTCAGGATTATCTGGATCGAAGCTTTTGAGACCATGGACCTGAAAAAATAATATCCTATTGAAAAACGCAACACAAAGAGTAAGACACCCAGCAGGAGAATGCAGTCAAATAAGTTATATGCTTACCTCATTCCATTTAATTAAATGGGCATATTCAATACAATGAGCAGCATTCCTTGGAGTTTCTGCTAAAGTACATAGAGGGAATTTTACTTGCGGTGGGAATAGCCAAATGGTACAATCAAAACATGGGGTTGTTCCTGGAATTATAATCCTCGCATGGCCCTTGAATCCTTCAGTTCCACCATCCACCATAGGTTTGACAGTTTCTTCTCGAGGATTATCATCAGAATCATACTCTTGTTAAACAGAAAGAACACAAACTTAAGTACATCAGAATTGCAAATAGACAATAAAAGACTATGGATCATGTTCACACCATAAGACTTCATAAAGTAAAATTTTCAAGTGAGCATCTGCATTTCAGGTTAAAAGGTTGGTTTATACTTTATATTGAATTTGAATGGGAACTAAAATGTAGGAAAGTAAAATGTGTTCACCATATCTGTTCATATGCGTGATTACTAGTACATCTGAATAAGATTCAACGAAATAACAAAACTTAACAACCGACTATGAAATACAATTTGCAAAGGATGGTTCAGCAGTGAAACTATACATAAGGTACTTATACAAAAGTAGGTATAGATATAATGTGAAATGAACAAAATAGCCTCATCCAACTaaagcaatgaagaaaaaacTTTCATGTCAACTTTCTCCAGGTCCTCTGTATTGTCTAGCAAACTTACCTAGAAAGCCACAAGCTACTTCATTTATGTAGCTCCTTGCCTCAATAGAATCGAGCCCAAGGACAATAATGCTGAAATCACTATAAAAGTCCAACGGTTTGTCTTCGATGCGGCAGAAATGAGGTGTAATATTTACACCATTAACTCTTTCCATAACTCTTCTTGCAGCTACTTCAGCCTTTGGCTTTCCTACATCTTCAAGTCTACACACAGGATACATACATGGCCACTTTTCAGCACGGACTCATGGAGTAAATGATAGAAAGACATTGTGAATGGAGACTGATTGAAAATTGGCACGGAATATAAAATAGCTCCTTAGATCAGGTCAACTGTCAGTTGATACTCGATCTGGAGCTCAAAATCCAGATGAACATTGCTACATCTGAGATCTTTATGACTAGTATATCGATCCTTATGACTGGCAGTTGATACTCGATCTGGAGCTCAATATCCAGATGAACATTGCTATATCTGAGATCTTTATGACTAGTATATCGAGCAATTAAATCAGCTAGAGTCTAGAGACTAGGAAGAGCAAAAGATCAACCACCTCATTAGCTTGTAGAACTGTTCCACAAGGAATTCAGCTAGTGCATACATTATTAGTAAGCATAACACTGTACTAAAAGTTGGCTCCAATTTATCTGCAAGAGCTTATTCATTCTCAGCTGCAAAACGAACTAAACAGGAAAAATACTTTTTCAGACACTTATTGTCAAATAACCAACTCTAACAGTCTAAAGCTAGCTAAGAATAGCTCACTTGCAGAACAAATAAAATTCTCCAAATCAGAGTAAAAAAAACCCTCATTTTGACTTCCAAATCATAGTAAACAAAATTTGTATGGGTTTTAAAGAATCCCAAACAAAAACTAGCATCTATGGATCAGAGATAGGTTATATATTAAGTATTGTTATAGAAAAGAAAGCATTCCGTCGATGCAGTTTTAAAATCCTAGTGTCACCTCCAAAATTTAAGATGAGGAGTTCCGCTTCATCACCTCACTTATCGATAAAGAAACAGAAGTCAGAAAAACAGAGATGTCCGTCACTAGGCACTACTCAGCATTTAATCAGTAAATGGAACCCTAAGTTACTGCTAATTCATAGGTAGAAAAGATGTTTTCGAAACTTTTCACTATTCTTCTATTGATCAAATCGCCTATACATACATAAGAGCCCTAATTCTAATTGACCTAGGATGGCACATAAATAAGCCATACAGTTCTATCAAATATATAATTCTAACAATTAAAAAGAAACCGAAGAATTATATCATCAAGGGAGATAACAACTCAGAAGATTTCACTGATCAATTATGgaaactggtgcaacaacaataGAAGCAGAAAAGAATTCCCAGAAACAAGAAGCACGAACACACCTAAAGAGGAACTGACGATTGAGGTTGGTGACCTCAATCCGATCCATATCGATTACATCAAGGTTCTGAAAGCCAGTTAAAGCCAAGTCCTTGAGCAATTCGCAGCCCAGCCCACCTGCCCCCACCACCAACACCTTGACATACTCCTTTATGTCCTCCCTCAGCTGCACCAGTTGGATAATTGATCATCAGCAATACTTGAAGGGT from Salvia splendens isolate huo1 chromosome 4, SspV2, whole genome shotgun sequence encodes the following:
- the LOC121799575 gene encoding NEDD8-activating enzyme E1 catalytic subunit-like isoform X2, which encodes MYALAEFLVEQFYKLMRLEDVGKPKAEVAARRVMERVNGVNITPHFCRIEDKPLDFYSDFSIIVLGLDSIEARSYINEVACGFLEYDSDDNPREETVKPMVDGGTEGFKGHARIIIPGTTPCFDCTIWLFPPQVKFPLCTLAETPRNAAHCIEYAHLIKWNEVHGLKSFDPDNPEDMQWVYSEAVQRAELFGIPGVTYSLTQGVVKNIIPAIASTNAIISAACALETLKIVSGCSKSLSNYLTYNGVEGLHIKVTEFVKDPDCLVCGPGVLIELEKSITLKKFIDQLEDHPHLLLTRVSVSYRGEKLYMQAPPALEKETRSNLDIPLFDLMNGVSRDIVNVNGMAGKGDKKQSCMRKLRIAFKGVDGVADIDMAGGA
- the LOC121799575 gene encoding NEDD8-activating enzyme E1 catalytic subunit-like isoform X1; translation: MAASQPTRSRDLDKLLLRPGQLVGPNFEPGQELREDIKEYVKVLVVGAGGLGCELLKDLALTGFQNLDVIDMDRIEVTNLNRQFLFRLEDVGKPKAEVAARRVMERVNGVNITPHFCRIEDKPLDFYSDFSIIVLGLDSIEARSYINEVACGFLEYDSDDNPREETVKPMVDGGTEGFKGHARIIIPGTTPCFDCTIWLFPPQVKFPLCTLAETPRNAAHCIEYAHLIKWNEVHGLKSFDPDNPEDMQWVYSEAVQRAELFGIPGVTYSLTQGVVKNIIPAIASTNAIISAACALETLKIVSGCSKSLSNYLTYNGVEGLHIKVTEFVKDPDCLVCGPGVLIELEKSITLKKFIDQLEDHPHLLLTRVSVSYRGEKLYMQAPPALEKETRSNLDIPLFDLMNGVSRDIVNVNGMAGKGDKKQSCMRKLRIAFKGVDGVADIDMAGGA